Proteins encoded within one genomic window of Cryptosporangium aurantiacum:
- the mtnA gene encoding S-methyl-5-thioribose-1-phosphate isomerase produces MIDQTALPDVERLLRLETVEDVVDAIQRLAVRGAPAIGVAGGLGVALAVRTLAEPGAAISALRDARPTAVNLARAVDRVAAFVHAGPDAVLAEALAIRDEEIASSDSMAAYGVDLFAEICGPQPRVLTHCNTGGLATVTGGTALGVVFALHRIGRLGGVVASETRPLLQGARLTTWELARAGVPFRLAVDGAGPYLIARGEIDAVIIGADRICANGDVVNKIGSYAHALGAARAGIPFIVVAPESTVDLATLSGADVEIEDRSDAEVVGFKSARSAPDGVTTANPAFDVTPSDLVTAVVTDRRVVRFAAGQTWDDVPLGPLRSFS; encoded by the coding sequence CTGATCGACCAGACCGCGCTGCCGGACGTCGAGCGGCTCCTGCGTCTGGAGACCGTCGAGGACGTCGTCGACGCGATCCAGCGGCTGGCCGTCCGAGGGGCGCCGGCGATCGGCGTCGCCGGTGGGCTCGGTGTGGCGCTGGCCGTCCGAACTCTGGCCGAGCCGGGCGCCGCGATCTCGGCGCTCCGAGACGCCCGGCCCACCGCGGTGAACCTGGCCCGCGCTGTCGACCGCGTTGCCGCGTTCGTCCACGCGGGGCCTGACGCCGTGCTCGCCGAGGCGTTGGCGATCCGGGACGAGGAGATCGCCAGCAGCGACTCGATGGCGGCGTACGGCGTCGACCTCTTCGCCGAGATCTGCGGGCCGCAGCCCCGGGTGCTGACCCACTGCAACACCGGCGGCCTCGCCACGGTGACCGGCGGCACCGCGCTGGGCGTGGTGTTCGCACTGCACCGGATCGGGCGGTTGGGCGGGGTCGTGGCGAGCGAGACGCGTCCGCTGCTGCAGGGAGCCCGGCTGACGACCTGGGAACTCGCCAGGGCCGGCGTTCCGTTCCGGCTCGCGGTCGACGGCGCCGGTCCGTATCTGATCGCCCGCGGCGAGATCGACGCGGTGATCATCGGCGCCGACCGGATCTGCGCCAACGGCGACGTCGTCAACAAGATCGGCAGTTACGCGCACGCGCTCGGCGCCGCGCGGGCCGGGATCCCGTTCATCGTGGTGGCCCCGGAGTCCACGGTGGATCTTGCGACGCTCTCCGGCGCCGATGTCGAGATCGAGGACCGCTCCGACGCCGAGGTGGTCGGGTTCAAGTCGGCCCGGTCGGCGCCCGACGGCGTGACCACCGCCAACCCGGCGTTCGACGTCACGCCGTCCGACCTGGTCACCGCCGTCGTGACCGACCGCAGGGTGGTACGGTTCGCCGCCGGCCAGACCTGGGACGACGTGCCGCTCGGACCGCTGCGGAGTTTCTCGTGA
- the pdhA gene encoding pyruvate dehydrogenase (acetyl-transferring) E1 component subunit alpha, which produces MIQLLTPAGVRRDDDRYPLDVTPDELRGMYREMVATRRVDAEATALQRQGELGLWAPSLGQEAAQVASARAFAPADMLFPSYREHGVALARGVQPAELLALFRGASHGGWNPFERRFNTYTIVLASQMLHAVGYAMGVQRDGAEEVVGVYFGDGSTSQGDASEAMNWAGVADAPVVFCCQNNQYAISVPVARQSPVPLYRRADGFGFPGVRVDGNDVLAVLAVTRWAVERARAGEGPTLIESFTYRMGPHTTSDDPRRYRDTDELEHWRALDPIERLRRYLDAEQLADETFYVQAEADAAEVAAAVRAACLSLEPSGPFPVFAN; this is translated from the coding sequence GTGATTCAGCTCTTGACCCCGGCGGGCGTGCGCCGGGACGACGATCGTTACCCGCTCGACGTCACGCCGGACGAGCTGCGCGGGATGTACCGGGAGATGGTCGCCACCCGGCGCGTGGACGCCGAGGCGACCGCGCTCCAGCGCCAGGGCGAGCTAGGACTCTGGGCGCCGAGCCTCGGCCAGGAAGCGGCGCAGGTGGCCTCGGCTCGCGCGTTCGCGCCCGCCGACATGCTGTTCCCGTCCTACCGGGAGCACGGGGTGGCGCTGGCCCGCGGTGTGCAGCCCGCCGAGCTGCTGGCGCTCTTCCGCGGGGCCTCGCACGGCGGCTGGAACCCGTTCGAGCGGCGGTTCAACACGTACACGATCGTGCTGGCGTCGCAGATGTTGCACGCGGTCGGATACGCGATGGGCGTCCAGCGCGACGGTGCGGAAGAGGTGGTCGGCGTCTACTTCGGCGACGGCTCGACCAGCCAGGGCGACGCGAGCGAGGCGATGAACTGGGCCGGGGTGGCCGATGCGCCGGTCGTGTTCTGCTGCCAGAACAACCAGTACGCGATCTCGGTGCCGGTCGCGCGGCAGTCGCCGGTGCCGCTGTACCGGCGTGCCGACGGGTTCGGGTTCCCCGGTGTCCGGGTTGACGGCAACGACGTGCTCGCGGTCCTCGCGGTGACGCGGTGGGCAGTCGAGCGGGCGCGAGCCGGGGAGGGACCCACGCTGATCGAGTCCTTCACGTATCGGATGGGGCCGCACACCACGTCCGACGACCCGCGCCGCTACCGCGACACGGACGAACTCGAGCACTGGCGTGCGCTCGACCCGATCGAGCGGCTGCGCCGCTACCTCGATGCGGAACAGCTCGCCGACGAAACGTTCTACGTCCAGGCCGAGGCGGACGCCGCTGAGGTCGCCGCCGCAGTGCGTGCCGCGTGCCTGTCGCTCGAGCCGTCCGGCCCGTTCCCGGTGTTCGCCAATTAG